One window of Mesorhizobium loti R88b genomic DNA carries:
- a CDS encoding DUF1801 domain-containing protein — MTTTGSQESKSPSELIDGRIRELGDWRGEMLGRLRALIHQADPDVVETWKWRGVPVWEHDGMICTGETYKSVVKLTFAKGAALPDPSKLFNSSLEGNTRRAIDFQQDAEIDEAALKALVRAAIALNTSKAKR; from the coding sequence ATGACGACCACCGGATCGCAGGAGAGCAAGTCTCCCTCGGAGCTGATCGACGGCAGGATTAGGGAACTCGGCGACTGGCGCGGCGAGATGCTGGGACGGCTGCGCGCGCTCATTCATCAAGCCGATCCCGACGTGGTCGAGACCTGGAAATGGCGCGGCGTGCCGGTGTGGGAACATGACGGCATGATCTGCACCGGCGAAACCTACAAGAGCGTCGTCAAGCTGACCTTCGCCAAGGGGGCGGCACTGCCCGATCCCTCGAAGCTGTTCAACTCCAGCCTCGAAGGCAATACGCGGCGGGCGATTGATTTCCAGCAAGATGCTGAGATCGATGAGGCGGCGCTGAAGGCGCTGGTGCGCGCTGCCATCGCCTTGAACACCTCGAAGGCCAAACGCTAG